In Holophagales bacterium, one DNA window encodes the following:
- a CDS encoding RHS repeat-associated core domain-containing protein, with the protein MTSADVPGVAEPVQRFYDAHGRLDRVEQGAGAALRRIAYAYDAGSGYLASVTDALARTTRFEHDEAGRVTKQILPDLREVTFAYDLAGNVTSVTPPTRPAHQFGYTPVDQLSSYTPPDVGFAPRQTSYAYNADGQVTTITRPDGQVVSFGYEASGRPDFVTLPTGMVDYSYDATSGRVSSVTAPGGYQSTYSYEGPLLSSITTSGPVPGTVGFGYDADLRPSSQTLAGGPSVTFGYDADGLLTSAGALTLTRDVASGQLQSTTLGTTSDVRTRTGFAELDVYTARISGETLYSYDLDRDVAGRIRKKTETVGNVTRVWEYGYYPERGWLKEVKRDNVVVESYVYDGNGNRTAWSDFWGTSAATYDAQDRMLTAGGATYTYTNNGELHQKTAGTETTVYSHDVRGALVGVDLPNGIAISYVVDADGRRIGKRVNGVLTKGWLYAGGLAPVAEVDALGQVTATFVYATKGNVPDYVLRDGTSYRLFTDPLGSVRLVVEATTGALVQQIDYDAFGRITYDSNPGFQPFGFAGGLYDPQTGLTRFGARDYDPEVGRWTSKDPIGFNGGDYGLYSYAGSDPVNEADPTGLAGVGHHYVPVSVFSEIPGLSPEATAVFDKATTGPLTKPNWNVGFTKQHIAYNNAARNLLKDYMTRNGITPSAMTADEAATFVAEIRAQEGPVIHDFLQNVEQAAARYAAEEASAVEASALAGACRGVGRALGIIGFVPMILDAWDRAQLIEECERNPCAETLPDGLSLKCGVWCS; encoded by the coding sequence GTGACGTCGGCGGATGTCCCTGGCGTTGCTGAGCCGGTCCAGCGCTTCTACGACGCCCACGGCCGGCTCGACCGGGTGGAGCAGGGGGCGGGTGCGGCACTGCGGAGGATCGCCTACGCGTACGATGCCGGCAGCGGTTATCTTGCCTCGGTGACCGATGCCCTGGCGCGCACGACACGGTTCGAGCACGACGAGGCGGGGCGGGTGACGAAGCAGATCCTCCCGGACCTGCGAGAGGTCACCTTCGCCTACGACCTTGCCGGCAACGTCACCTCGGTGACGCCGCCGACGCGACCGGCGCATCAGTTCGGGTACACGCCGGTGGATCAGCTGTCGAGCTACACGCCGCCGGACGTGGGGTTCGCGCCGCGTCAGACGTCGTATGCGTACAACGCCGACGGCCAGGTGACGACGATCACGCGTCCGGACGGTCAGGTGGTGAGCTTCGGCTACGAGGCGAGCGGCCGTCCGGACTTCGTGACGTTGCCTACGGGGATGGTGGACTACAGCTACGACGCCACGAGCGGGCGGGTGAGCTCGGTGACGGCGCCGGGCGGCTACCAGAGCACCTACAGCTATGAAGGTCCGCTGCTGAGCTCGATCACGACGAGCGGTCCGGTCCCCGGGACGGTGGGCTTCGGCTACGACGCCGACCTGCGTCCTTCGAGCCAGACGCTTGCCGGCGGTCCGTCGGTCACCTTCGGTTACGACGCGGACGGGCTGCTGACCTCGGCCGGGGCGCTGACGCTGACGCGGGACGTGGCGAGCGGCCAGTTGCAGTCGACGACGCTCGGGACGACCTCGGACGTGCGGACGCGGACGGGTTTCGCGGAGCTGGACGTCTACACGGCGAGGATCTCCGGGGAGACGCTCTACAGCTACGACCTGGACCGGGATGTGGCGGGCCGGATCCGCAAGAAGACGGAGACGGTGGGCAACGTGACGCGGGTGTGGGAGTACGGGTACTACCCGGAGCGGGGCTGGCTGAAGGAGGTGAAGCGGGACAACGTGGTCGTCGAGAGCTACGTTTACGACGGCAACGGGAACCGCACGGCGTGGAGCGACTTCTGGGGCACGTCGGCGGCGACGTACGACGCGCAGGACCGGATGCTCACGGCGGGCGGTGCGACGTACACGTACACGAACAACGGCGAGTTGCACCAGAAGACGGCAGGCACGGAGACGACGGTCTACAGCCACGACGTGCGGGGCGCGCTGGTGGGTGTGGACCTGCCGAACGGGATCGCGATCAGCTACGTCGTCGACGCGGACGGCCGGCGGATCGGCAAGCGGGTCAACGGCGTGCTGACGAAGGGGTGGCTGTACGCGGGCGGCCTCGCACCGGTGGCCGAGGTCGACGCGCTGGGGCAGGTGACGGCGACCTTCGTGTACGCGACGAAGGGGAACGTGCCGGATTACGTGCTGCGCGACGGCACCTCGTACCGGCTGTTCACCGACCCCCTCGGCTCGGTGAGGCTGGTGGTCGAAGCGACGACGGGCGCGCTCGTCCAGCAGATCGACTACGACGCCTTCGGTCGAATCACGTACGACTCGAACCCGGGATTCCAACCCTTCGGCTTCGCTGGCGGCCTGTACGACCCGCAGACGGGGCTGACGCGCTTCGGTGCGCGGGACTACGACCCGGAGGTGGGGAGGTGGACGAGTAAAGACCCCATCGGCTTCAACGGCGGTGACTATGGCCTCTATAGCTACGCTGGTTCGGACCCGGTCAATGAAGCTGACCCGACGGGCCTCGCGGGTGTGGGCCATCACTATGTCCCGGTAAGCGTCTTCAGCGAGATCCCTGGACTTTCGCCCGAAGCTACAGCGGTCTTTGACAAGGCAACTACCGGCCCGCTCACCAAGCCGAACTGGAATGTCGGATTCACGAAGCAGCACATCGCGTACAACAACGCAGCGCGGAACTTGCTGAAGGACTACATGACACGAAATGGCATTACGCCCAGCGCGATGACTGCTGACGAGGCCGCCACTTTCGTCGCCGAGATTCGTGCTCAAGAAGGTCCAGTCATTCACGATTTCCTGCAAAACGTTGAGCAGGCGGCCGCCCGCTATGCGGCCGAAGAAGCCTCGGCGGTGGAGGCGTCTGCTCTCGCCGGAGCCTGCCGTGGCGTCGGCCGTGCCCTTGGAATAATCGGGTTCGTTCCCATGATCCTCGACGCATGGGATCGCGCTCAACTGATCGAAGAGTGTGAGAGGAATCCCTGCGCCGAGACTCTGCCTGACGGACTGTCGCTGAAGTGTGGGGTTTGGTGTTCCTAG
- a CDS encoding NAD(P)/FAD-dependent oxidoreductase, with product MARAFAGLRRSGPRSRYDAVVVGSGIGGLVAANLLAEAGRSVLLVEQHYMTGGYCSTFRRGGYTFDAATHFYPLLGNPATLTGRLLARLGCTTQWVKMDPVDTFHFPDGSRFDVPADLESYLREVKAAFPHEATAIDRFFATAKEAYLYGLAHFFRGLPAERLGERLGWTLADALAAHFGDRKLRLLLAADCAHWGSPPSRTSFVFDSMLRFSYFLGNYYPVGGSQAFPDELARCLEARGGDILMSTCCTGIVVADGRACGVELETTRGPLTGRHRVAADAVVCNADLRQTIERLLPAGAVPAALAEQVRAMRLSFPCFLSHLGMRDVAPEELAAIQGYYWDDWDADRVGEDGLRCKIFAPTLYEPAMAPPGGQVVILQKVLAMDAARVDDWLAHKHEVEERLLSHLERVLPDARRRIVTRSSATARTSERFTWNSGGAMLGWEMSPDQLGEARPAVEGPLPGLWLVGHWTRPGGGITPVIVSATHTAERILGEG from the coding sequence GTGGCCCGCGCTTTCGCCGGGCTCCGCCGCTCGGGGCCTCGTTCGCGCTACGACGCCGTCGTCGTCGGCTCGGGGATCGGCGGCCTCGTCGCCGCGAACCTGCTCGCCGAGGCGGGCCGTTCGGTGCTGCTCGTCGAGCAGCACTACATGACCGGCGGCTACTGTTCGACCTTCCGGCGCGGCGGCTACACCTTCGACGCGGCGACCCACTTCTATCCGCTGCTCGGCAACCCGGCGACGCTCACCGGGCGCCTCCTGGCGCGGCTCGGCTGCACGACGCAGTGGGTGAAGATGGACCCGGTCGACACCTTCCACTTCCCCGACGGCAGCCGCTTCGACGTGCCGGCCGATCTCGAGAGCTACCTGCGCGAGGTGAAGGCCGCGTTCCCGCACGAAGCGACGGCGATCGACCGCTTCTTCGCCACCGCCAAGGAGGCCTACCTCTACGGCCTCGCCCACTTCTTCCGCGGCCTGCCCGCCGAACGACTCGGCGAGCGTCTCGGCTGGACGCTCGCCGACGCGCTCGCCGCCCACTTCGGCGATCGCAAGCTCCGCCTCCTGCTCGCCGCCGACTGCGCGCACTGGGGCTCGCCGCCCTCGCGCACCTCGTTCGTTTTCGACTCGATGCTGCGCTTCTCCTACTTCCTCGGCAACTACTACCCGGTCGGCGGCTCGCAGGCCTTTCCCGACGAGCTCGCCCGCTGTCTCGAGGCGCGCGGCGGCGACATCCTGATGAGCACGTGCTGCACCGGCATCGTCGTCGCGGACGGCCGCGCCTGCGGGGTCGAGCTCGAGACGACGCGCGGCCCGCTCACCGGCCGTCATCGGGTCGCTGCCGACGCGGTGGTCTGCAACGCCGATCTCCGCCAGACGATCGAGCGACTGCTTCCCGCCGGGGCGGTGCCCGCCGCGCTCGCCGAGCAGGTGCGCGCGATGCGGCTGAGCTTCCCGTGCTTCCTCTCGCACCTCGGCATGCGCGACGTGGCGCCGGAGGAGCTCGCGGCGATCCAGGGCTACTACTGGGACGACTGGGACGCCGACCGCGTTGGCGAAGACGGCCTGCGCTGCAAGATCTTCGCGCCGACGCTCTACGAGCCGGCGATGGCCCCGCCAGGCGGCCAGGTGGTGATCCTGCAGAAGGTGCTGGCGATGGACGCCGCGCGCGTCGACGACTGGCTCGCCCACAAGCACGAGGTCGAGGAGCGCCTCCTCTCCCATCTCGAACGCGTCCTGCCCGACGCGCGCCGCCGCATCGTCACCCGCTCGAGCGCCACCGCGCGTACCTCCGAGCGCTTCACCTGGAACAGCGGCGGCGCCATGCTCGGCTGGGAGATGTCCCCCGACCAACTCGGCGAAGCCCGCCCCGCGGTCGAAGGCCCCCTCCCCGGCCTCTGGCTCGTCGGCCACTGGACCCGCCCCGGCGGCGGCATCACCCCCGTCATCGTCTCCGCCACCCACACGGCGGAGAGGATTCTGGGGGAGGGGTGA
- a CDS encoding hydroxymethylglutaryl-CoA reductase, with protein MSGGDEPLRPGAMALVPRFANGGYARSDIEARRAWLEAQCAVAMPLAGSFDFDSEAMRGNIESPIGVAQVPLGVAGPLLVHGEHAEGTFYVPFATTEGAIVRSYERGMVALTRSGGVTARVERDENFVAPLFVLPDLAAAAAFARAVEALEPELRIAAGATTRHGRLLGVATRLLGRRVLVELRYATGDAHGMNMIVRASEAACRLVEARLGVAPQMLESGFSSEKRPSGRLLAGGKGKRVVAGARVERRWVQAILHTTPEALASLMHASHVAHLEAGALGANAQAANALAALAIACGQDVANLANAAVAITQLEVTGEGDLYASVTLPSLVVATVGGGTGLGTGRECLALLGCAGPDKARKLAEIVAATVLAGEISMSAALASGEFAAAHETYGRNRPEAPSPSPSGSRG; from the coding sequence GTGAGCGGGGGCGACGAGCCGCTCCGGCCGGGCGCCATGGCGCTCGTCCCGCGATTCGCCAACGGCGGCTACGCGCGCTCCGACATCGAGGCCCGGCGGGCCTGGCTCGAGGCGCAGTGCGCCGTCGCGATGCCGCTCGCCGGCAGCTTCGACTTCGACAGCGAGGCGATGCGCGGCAACATCGAGAGCCCCATCGGCGTCGCCCAGGTGCCGCTCGGCGTGGCCGGCCCGCTCCTCGTGCACGGCGAGCACGCCGAGGGCACCTTCTACGTTCCCTTCGCCACCACCGAAGGGGCGATCGTCCGCTCCTACGAGCGCGGCATGGTGGCGCTCACCCGCAGCGGCGGCGTGACGGCGCGGGTCGAGCGCGACGAGAACTTCGTCGCGCCGCTCTTCGTGCTGCCGGACCTCGCGGCTGCCGCCGCGTTCGCCCGCGCCGTCGAGGCGCTCGAGCCGGAGCTGCGGATCGCCGCCGGGGCGACCACCCGGCACGGCCGGTTGCTCGGCGTCGCCACCCGCCTGCTCGGCCGGCGCGTCCTCGTCGAGCTGCGCTATGCGACCGGCGACGCCCACGGGATGAACATGATCGTCCGCGCCTCGGAGGCCGCCTGCCGGCTCGTCGAGGCGCGTCTCGGCGTCGCGCCGCAGATGCTCGAGTCGGGCTTCAGCTCGGAGAAGCGCCCGAGCGGACGGCTCCTCGCCGGCGGCAAGGGCAAGCGCGTGGTCGCAGGCGCCCGTGTCGAGCGCCGCTGGGTGCAGGCGATCCTCCACACGACCCCCGAGGCGCTCGCCTCGTTGATGCACGCGAGCCACGTCGCGCACCTCGAGGCCGGCGCGCTCGGCGCCAACGCGCAGGCCGCCAACGCCCTCGCGGCGCTGGCCATCGCCTGCGGCCAGGACGTCGCCAACCTCGCCAACGCCGCGGTGGCGATCACCCAGCTCGAGGTGACCGGCGAGGGCGACCTCTACGCCAGCGTGACGCTGCCGTCGCTCGTCGTCGCCACGGTGGGCGGCGGCACGGGCCTCGGCACCGGGCGCGAATGCCTCGCGCTGCTCGGCTGCGCCGGACCCGACAAGGCGCGCAAGCTCGCCGAGATCGTCGCCGCCACGGTGCTCGCCGGCGAGATTTCGATGAGCGCGGCGCTTGCCAGCGGCGAGTTCGCCGCGGCCCACGAGACCTACGGCAGGAACCGCCCGGAGGCGCCGAGCCCGTCGCCCTCCGGGTCGCGAGGCTGA
- a CDS encoding beta-ketoacyl-[acyl-carrier-protein] synthase family protein, with the protein MAARRQDRGTRIVVTGLGAVTPLAAGMAESWRRLLAGDSGIGPVRSFDASRFPSRLGAEVHGFEPALSLRRHRPDELGRASQLAVAAAREAVADAGLAAADLPFERVGVAMGTTSGEPREVEELDDLWLAGALAELGPGFLRRYPCHAIASAVAAELGAGGPVVLLPTACAAGNYAIAWAFDALRRGRAELMVAGGADAFSRITYTGFARLGAIAPERCQPFDKNRKGMVPGEGAAALVLETLAHAEARGARVLAEVAGYGLSCDAHHMTASHPEGDGPARAMEAALAASGLDAARIGYVSAHGTGTPTNDKLETLAVQRVFGERARRVPVSSIKSMIGHTMGAASAIEAAVCCLAVAEGRIPPTINHEEPDPACDLDVVPNRMREAPVEAAMNNAYAFGGNNATVIFRRVDA; encoded by the coding sequence ATGGCGGCACGACGGCAGGATCGTGGGACGCGGATCGTCGTCACCGGCCTCGGGGCGGTGACACCGCTCGCCGCCGGCATGGCGGAGAGCTGGCGCCGGCTGCTCGCCGGCGACTCCGGGATCGGACCGGTGCGCTCCTTCGACGCCAGCCGCTTCCCGTCGCGGCTGGGCGCCGAGGTCCACGGCTTCGAGCCGGCGCTCTCCCTGCGTCGCCACAGGCCCGACGAGCTCGGTCGCGCCTCGCAGCTCGCGGTCGCGGCGGCGCGTGAGGCAGTGGCCGACGCCGGGCTCGCCGCCGCCGACCTGCCGTTCGAGCGCGTCGGCGTCGCCATGGGCACCACCTCGGGCGAGCCGCGCGAGGTCGAGGAGCTCGACGACCTCTGGCTCGCCGGCGCGCTGGCGGAGCTCGGACCGGGCTTCCTCCGTCGCTATCCCTGTCACGCCATCGCCTCGGCGGTCGCCGCCGAGCTCGGCGCCGGCGGGCCGGTGGTCCTCCTGCCGACCGCCTGCGCCGCCGGCAACTACGCCATCGCCTGGGCCTTCGACGCCCTGCGTCGCGGTCGCGCCGAGCTGATGGTCGCCGGCGGAGCGGATGCCTTCTCGCGGATCACCTACACCGGCTTCGCCCGCCTCGGCGCCATCGCCCCCGAGCGTTGCCAGCCGTTCGACAAGAACCGCAAGGGGATGGTGCCGGGGGAGGGCGCCGCGGCCCTGGTGCTCGAGACCCTGGCCCACGCCGAAGCACGCGGCGCCCGCGTCCTCGCCGAGGTCGCCGGCTACGGCCTCTCCTGCGACGCCCACCACATGACCGCCTCGCATCCCGAAGGGGACGGGCCGGCGCGCGCGATGGAAGCGGCGCTTGCGGCGAGCGGGCTCGACGCCGCACGGATCGGCTACGTCAGCGCCCACGGAACCGGCACGCCGACCAACGACAAGCTCGAGACGCTCGCCGTCCAGCGTGTCTTCGGCGAGCGCGCCCGGCGCGTCCCGGTCTCGTCGATCAAGTCGATGATCGGTCACACGATGGGCGCGGCGTCCGCCATCGAGGCGGCGGTCTGCTGTCTCGCCGTCGCCGAAGGGCGGATCCCGCCGACGATCAATCACGAGGAGCCCGACCCGGCGTGCGACCTCGACGTGGTGCCGAACCGCATGCGCGAGGCCCCGGTCGAGGCGGCGATGAACAACGCCTACGCCTTCGGCGGCAACAACGCGACGGTGATCTTCCGGCGGGTGGACGCATGA
- a CDS encoding acyl carrier protein, producing the protein MTEPEIRDAVRRVIAKVTNIKPEQLGDQTRFREDLAIDSLSLLEIRIEVDYRFQLGLPDGDERMGALNCVDDTVRFVQELLAEKAA; encoded by the coding sequence ATGACCGAGCCAGAGATCCGCGACGCGGTGCGCCGCGTCATCGCCAAGGTGACCAACATCAAGCCCGAGCAACTCGGCGACCAGACCCGCTTCCGCGAGGACCTGGCGATCGACTCGCTCTCGCTGCTCGAGATCCGCATCGAGGTCGACTACCGCTTCCAGCTCGGCCTGCCCGACGGCGACGAGCGGATGGGGGCGCTCAACTGCGTCGACGACACGGTGCGCTTCGTCCAGGAGCTGCTCGCCGAGAAGGCGGCCTGA
- the ftcD gene encoding glutamate formimidoyltransferase, producing MRVVECVPNISEGRRPEVYEAVARAAASAPGVTLLNVDPGVETHRTVVTFVGEPEAVLEGAWRLLVAALERIDMSGHRGAHPRLGAVDVVPFVPVAGVTMEECAELARRLGERAGRELGLPVYLYEHAARSEQRRNLADIRAGEYEGLARKLDDPQWAPDFGPATFLPAWGATVIGARKFLVAYNVNLNTLDKRLANRVAFDIREKGRRKLDEAGNPLLDAQGEEIWEPGLLKGIKAVGWTIPEFGCAQISINVTDLDATPVHHVFDKCVERAEARGLRVTGSELVGLVPRSVLLDAGRHYLARMGRSTGVPESTLVHVAMRTLGLSEVKTFEARERVIEYRLAGPERLVGMTLRAFADELSSESPAPGGGSVSALAGALGAGLAAMVANLSHPKKGFEDRLAALERIAVRGQQLKDAMLAAVDADTDAFDGLLAAMRLPKGTEDERTRREAAMVQATVTAIEVPLGVLEGCPEVLALCREIGAIGLQASLSDAGTGAQMARAAAAGAYQNVCINLPGLTDRAIAAALLARADAAWEKVRELHAQAEQATLGKLRGAAG from the coding sequence ATGCGCGTCGTCGAATGTGTGCCGAACATCTCCGAGGGGCGCCGCCCCGAGGTTTACGAAGCCGTCGCTCGCGCCGCCGCGAGCGCACCCGGGGTGACGCTGCTCAACGTCGATCCGGGGGTCGAGACCCACCGCACCGTCGTCACCTTCGTCGGCGAGCCGGAGGCGGTTCTCGAGGGGGCCTGGCGCCTGCTCGTCGCCGCGCTCGAGCGCATCGACATGAGCGGTCACCGCGGCGCCCACCCGCGTCTGGGCGCGGTCGACGTGGTGCCGTTCGTGCCGGTGGCCGGCGTCACCATGGAGGAGTGCGCCGAGCTCGCCCGCCGCCTCGGCGAGCGCGCCGGCCGCGAGCTCGGCCTGCCGGTCTATCTCTACGAGCACGCGGCGCGCAGCGAACAGCGCCGCAACCTTGCCGACATCCGCGCCGGCGAATACGAAGGGCTGGCCCGCAAGCTCGACGACCCGCAATGGGCTCCCGACTTCGGCCCGGCGACCTTCCTGCCGGCCTGGGGCGCGACGGTCATCGGCGCCCGCAAGTTCCTCGTCGCCTACAACGTCAACCTCAACACGCTCGACAAGCGCCTCGCCAACCGCGTCGCCTTCGACATCCGCGAGAAGGGCCGCCGCAAGCTCGACGAGGCGGGCAACCCGCTGCTCGACGCCCAGGGCGAGGAGATCTGGGAGCCTGGGCTGCTCAAGGGGATCAAGGCCGTCGGCTGGACGATCCCCGAGTTCGGCTGCGCCCAGATCTCGATCAACGTCACCGACCTCGACGCCACGCCGGTCCACCACGTGTTCGACAAGTGCGTCGAACGGGCCGAGGCGCGCGGCCTGCGCGTGACCGGCTCCGAGCTCGTCGGCCTGGTGCCGCGCTCGGTGCTGCTCGACGCCGGCCGCCACTACCTCGCCCGGATGGGCCGCTCGACCGGCGTGCCCGAGAGCACGCTGGTCCATGTCGCCATGCGCACCCTCGGCCTCTCCGAGGTCAAGACCTTCGAGGCGCGCGAACGCGTCATCGAGTACCGTCTCGCCGGCCCCGAGCGGCTCGTCGGGATGACGCTCCGCGCCTTCGCCGACGAGCTGTCGAGCGAGTCGCCGGCACCCGGCGGCGGCTCGGTCTCCGCCCTCGCCGGGGCGCTCGGCGCCGGGCTCGCGGCGATGGTGGCCAACCTCTCGCACCCCAAGAAGGGGTTCGAAGACCGCCTCGCCGCGCTCGAACGGATCGCGGTGCGCGGCCAGCAGCTGAAGGACGCAATGCTCGCGGCGGTCGACGCCGACACCGACGCTTTCGACGGCCTGCTCGCCGCGATGCGCCTGCCCAAGGGCACCGAGGACGAGCGCACCCGCCGCGAAGCGGCGATGGTGCAAGCCACGGTGACCGCGATCGAGGTGCCGCTCGGCGTCCTCGAAGGCTGCCCGGAGGTGCTCGCGCTCTGCCGCGAGATCGGCGCGATCGGCCTGCAGGCGTCGCTTTCGGACGCCGGCACCGGGGCGCAGATGGCACGCGCTGCCGCCGCCGGCGCCTACCAGAACGTCTGCATCAACCTCCCCGGCCTGACCGACCGGGCGATCGCCGCCGCGCTCCTCGCGCGCGCCGACGCCGCCTGGGAGAAGGTCCGCGAGCTCCACGCGCAGGCCGAGCAGGCCACACTCGGCAAGCTGCGTGGGGCGGCGGGATGA
- a CDS encoding aldo/keto reductase, with protein MDYRNLGGTGVKVSPLCLGTMMFGKWGNPDHAESIRIIHRALDAGINFVDTANIYSQGESEEIVGKALAGRRDDVVLATKVWGPMGSGPNQRGLSRKAIQEQCEASLRRLGTEVIDLYQIHRPDPETPWEETLSALTDLVRQGKVRYLGCSTNHQEIPGQRRLAAWELVESLWIADRRGYERFVALQPPYSMLRRTMEAELFPACLRFGIGNLVWSPLEGGFLTGKYRLGAERPQDSPRAVNWVGDTREPRFAPRLTAVEGFLALAVEKGVALAELALAWTLQHRAVTSTIIGPRTLEQLEGNLRSLDVQLTADDLARVDAIVAPGTSVL; from the coding sequence ATGGACTACCGCAACCTCGGCGGCACCGGCGTGAAAGTCTCGCCGCTCTGCCTCGGCACGATGATGTTCGGCAAGTGGGGCAACCCGGACCACGCCGAGTCGATCCGCATCATCCACCGGGCGCTCGACGCGGGGATCAACTTCGTCGACACCGCCAACATCTACTCGCAGGGCGAGTCGGAGGAGATCGTCGGCAAGGCGCTCGCCGGCCGGCGCGACGACGTGGTGCTGGCCACCAAGGTCTGGGGACCGATGGGCTCCGGCCCGAACCAGCGCGGGCTGTCGCGCAAGGCGATCCAGGAGCAGTGCGAGGCGAGCCTGCGGCGTCTCGGCACCGAGGTCATCGACCTCTATCAGATCCACCGGCCGGACCCCGAAACCCCTTGGGAGGAGACGCTTTCGGCGCTCACCGACCTGGTGCGGCAGGGCAAGGTGCGCTACCTCGGTTGCTCGACCAACCACCAGGAGATCCCGGGCCAGCGGCGCCTCGCGGCGTGGGAGCTCGTCGAGTCGCTGTGGATCGCCGACCGCCGTGGCTACGAGCGCTTCGTCGCGCTGCAGCCGCCGTACAGCATGTTGCGGCGGACGATGGAGGCGGAGCTCTTCCCGGCCTGCCTCCGCTTCGGGATCGGCAACCTGGTGTGGAGCCCGCTCGAGGGCGGCTTCCTCACCGGCAAGTACCGGCTCGGTGCCGAGCGACCGCAGGACAGCCCGCGTGCCGTCAACTGGGTGGGTGACACGCGCGAGCCGCGCTTCGCGCCGCGCCTGACGGCGGTCGAGGGGTTCCTGGCCCTGGCGGTGGAGAAGGGGGTGGCGCTGGCCGAGCTCGCGCTCGCCTGGACGCTGCAGCATCGGGCGGTGACCTCGACGATCATCGGCCCGCGCACGCTCGAGCAGCTCGAAGGGAATCTGCGCTCGCTCGACGTCCAGCTCACCGCCGACGACCTCGCCCGCGTCGACGCGATCGTCGCTCCCGGCACCTCGGTGCTCTGA
- a CDS encoding aminoacetone oxidase family FAD-binding enzyme: MAADGAGRVDLLVIGAGAAGLTAAIWAKRSVPELAVTAVDGARTLGAKILVSGGGRCNVTNEVVRGDDFAGSSPRAVDKVLRQFDAVRTREWFASLGVVLKGEEDGKLFPVTDRAQTVLEALLGECHRAGVELRHPFRVDALGAGEAGLVAAGPQGTIGARRVVLATGGCSLPKTGSDGAGFGLARELGHRPTEAAPALVPLVLTEGHPFRALSGVATFARLEVRAPNGRRLAVAEGSLLFTHVGLSGPAALDISRHWILAARHDPQVRLVAVLAPRAEPERLEVELRDLGGRTVRTVLGQRFVGAGTPSAPDRLPERLIEALAVLAGVEAATPGYRLPREARRRLVKGLTELELPVVGDRGYAHAEATAGGVPLAELELRSLESRRCPGLHLAGEVCDVDGRLGGFNFQWAWSSGQVAGVGAARALLASESR; this comes from the coding sequence GTGGCGGCCGACGGGGCGGGGCGCGTCGATCTGCTGGTGATCGGCGCCGGAGCCGCGGGTCTGACCGCGGCGATCTGGGCGAAGCGATCGGTGCCGGAGCTCGCCGTGACGGCGGTCGACGGCGCTCGGACGCTCGGGGCGAAGATCCTCGTCTCGGGCGGCGGACGCTGCAACGTCACCAACGAAGTGGTGCGCGGCGACGACTTCGCCGGCTCCTCGCCGCGTGCCGTCGACAAGGTGCTCCGGCAGTTCGACGCCGTGCGGACGCGCGAGTGGTTCGCCAGCCTGGGCGTCGTCCTGAAGGGCGAGGAGGACGGCAAGCTCTTCCCGGTCACCGACCGGGCGCAGACCGTGCTGGAGGCGCTGCTCGGCGAGTGCCACCGCGCCGGCGTCGAGCTGCGCCATCCGTTCCGCGTCGATGCGCTCGGCGCGGGCGAGGCCGGCCTCGTCGCCGCCGGGCCCCAGGGCACGATCGGCGCGCGACGGGTGGTCCTTGCCACCGGCGGCTGCAGCCTGCCGAAGACCGGGTCGGACGGGGCCGGGTTCGGGCTCGCGCGCGAGCTCGGGCACCGGCCGACCGAGGCGGCCCCGGCGCTGGTGCCGCTGGTGCTCACCGAGGGACATCCGTTTCGCGCCCTCTCGGGGGTCGCCACGTTCGCCCGGTTGGAGGTGCGTGCGCCGAATGGACGACGGCTCGCGGTGGCGGAAGGGTCGCTGCTGTTCACCCACGTCGGTCTGTCCGGTCCGGCGGCGCTCGATATCTCGCGTCACTGGATCCTCGCGGCGCGCCACGACCCGCAAGTGCGGCTGGTCGCCGTTCTGGCCCCGCGCGCCGAACCCGAGCGGCTCGAGGTCGAGTTGCGCGACCTCGGCGGACGCACGGTGCGGACCGTGCTCGGTCAGCGCTTCGTCGGGGCCGGCACGCCGAGCGCGCCCGATCGACTGCCGGAACGGCTGATCGAAGCGCTCGCCGTGCTCGCTGGCGTCGAGGCGGCGACACCCGGCTATCGGTTGCCGCGCGAGGCGCGTCGCCGACTGGTCAAGGGGCTCACCGAGCTCGAGCTGCCGGTGGTCGGCGACCGCGGCTACGCCCACGCCGAGGCGACGGCCGGCGGCGTGCCGCTCGCCGAGCTCGAGCTGCGCAGCCTCGAATCGCGCCGCTGCCCGGGTCTGCACCTGGCCGGCGAAGTCTGCGACGTCGACGGCCGCCTCGGCGGCTTCAACTTCCAGTGGGCCTGGTCGAGCGGGCAGGTCGCCGGGGTCGGCGCGGCGCGAGCGCTGCTGGCGAGCGAATCGCGCTAG